In Saprospiraceae bacterium, a genomic segment contains:
- the coaD gene encoding pantetheine-phosphate adenylyltransferase, which translates to MKRIAVFPGSFDPITKGHTDVVMRAIDLFDHIYIAVGINSQKKVLYSAEKRIKWLETIFKDYPSVQIRQFEGLTASFCSQIGAQYILRGIRNATDFDYEKTISQINHTLQQNLETVFLISRPELSQLRMKLF; encoded by the coding sequence ATGAAAAGAATAGCTGTGTTCCCAGGTTCTTTTGACCCTATTACAAAGGGTCATACAGATGTTGTTATGAGGGCCATTGATTTATTTGACCATATTTATATTGCAGTTGGCATCAACTCACAGAAGAAAGTTTTGTATTCTGCTGAAAAAAGAATAAAATGGCTCGAAACGATATTTAAAGATTATCCATCTGTCCAGATTCGTCAATTCGAGGGCCTTACAGCCTCATTTTGTAGTCAAATTGGCGCACAATATATTCTAAGAGGCATTCGAAATGCTACAGATTTTGACTATGAAAAAACAATTAGTCAGATAAACCATACCCTGCAACAAAATTTGGAAACTGTGTTTTTAATTTCCAGACCTGAATTGAGCCAACTAAGAATGAAGTTGTTTTAA
- a CDS encoding hydroxymethylglutaryl-CoA lyase — protein MIREVKLVECPRDAMQGLAMFVPTELKIKYLQKLLEVQFDTLDFGSFVSAKAIPQMSDTAAVIDQLDLSKTTTKLLAIVANLRGAISACQYPAINYIGFPFSISPTFQMRNTNSSIEESRNLLKDIIEQCVESGKELVVYLSMAFGNPYGDPWNADIAIEWTDHLQNLGVRRIALSDTIGVAHAENINYLFSNLIPRYSNIEFGAHFHTRPEAWEEKIAAAYDAGCLRFDGAIKGYGGCPMAKDELTGNMPTEKMVQYFNQNNIPSHIDQVKFFEAIELSDSIFNVYH, from the coding sequence ATGATTCGTGAAGTAAAATTGGTTGAATGCCCACGCGATGCCATGCAAGGCCTGGCTATGTTTGTACCTACAGAGCTTAAAATCAAGTATTTACAAAAATTATTAGAGGTCCAGTTTGATACTTTAGATTTTGGAAGTTTTGTCTCAGCGAAAGCGATTCCTCAAATGAGCGATACAGCTGCTGTGATAGATCAGCTGGATTTAAGCAAGACTACTACAAAGTTGTTGGCAATTGTTGCAAATTTGCGAGGCGCTATTTCAGCATGCCAGTATCCAGCTATAAATTACATCGGTTTTCCATTTTCGATTTCTCCAACATTTCAAATGAGAAATACGAATTCAAGTATTGAAGAATCAAGAAATCTGTTAAAAGACATTATTGAACAGTGCGTGGAGTCCGGCAAAGAACTAGTCGTCTATTTATCGATGGCTTTTGGTAATCCTTACGGAGATCCCTGGAATGCGGATATTGCAATCGAATGGACGGATCATTTACAAAATTTAGGAGTTCGAAGAATTGCGCTTTCTGATACGATTGGTGTAGCGCATGCTGAAAATATAAATTACTTGTTTTCCAATTTAATTCCAAGGTACTCCAACATTGAATTCGGTGCTCATTTCCACACCAGGCCCGAGGCTTGGGAAGAAAAAATTGCCGCTGCTTATGATGCTGGCTGTCTGAGATTTGATGGTGCCATAAAAGGTTATGGTGGTTGCCCTATGGCCAAAGATGAATTAACTGGAAATATGCCCACTGAAAAAATGGTTCAATATTTTAATCAAAATAATATTCCAAGCCATATCGATCAAGTTAAATTTTTTGAAGCTATTGAATTATCCGATTCAATATTTAATGTATACCATTGA
- a CDS encoding 23S rRNA (pseudouridine(1915)-N(3))-methyltransferase RlmH, whose amino-acid sequence MELIWIGPSKPEVLRNTIEIYQERIAKYTELNITLLKNIKGIEDGARLTAEEEKLIKKQIINKNRYVVLLDEKGKQFTSREFASWLETKRMNTRGEITFVFGGSFGFSETFKADADEILSFSKMTFSHQIIRLVFMEQLYRAFTILNNQPYHND is encoded by the coding sequence ATGGAACTCATTTGGATCGGTCCCAGTAAGCCTGAAGTACTCAGAAATACCATAGAAATCTATCAGGAACGAATTGCAAAATATACTGAACTTAACATTACGCTACTTAAAAATATAAAAGGAATCGAAGACGGTGCAAGGCTTACAGCTGAAGAAGAAAAATTAATAAAGAAGCAGATTATCAATAAAAACAGGTACGTTGTTCTTTTAGATGAGAAAGGAAAGCAATTTACAAGCAGGGAGTTTGCATCCTGGCTTGAAACGAAGCGAATGAATACCCGTGGCGAAATTACTTTTGTGTTTGGTGGTTCATTCGGTTTTTCTGAGACATTCAAAGCGGATGCTGATGAAATCCTTTCTTTCTCGAAAATGACATTTTCACATCAAATCATTCGCTTGGTTTTTATGGAGCAACTTTACAGAGCATTTACGATTTTAAATAATCAACCTTATCACAATGATTGA
- a CDS encoding GHKL domain-containing protein — MKFEALKNITANKLASLISVCISSLIALILLFIGIIKPELISAYTAFICIISVLVFGFFITRSLIKEFIYRRIKLIYKIITDTKLPEELVKESKFKEHMDLEQVEKDAYSWIKKKNSEIDHIKQMENFRREYIGNVSHELKTPVFNIQAYLQTIHDMDSLQDEQLKIFLDKAIKNTFRLQEIIDDLSVVDKLESGDYFLDKQTFNIKELSDEVFEEQQGLADQKNIKLIFKEGADADNLVIADREYIRIALSNLVNNSIKYGKYNGFVKMSFYKLDESLLIEVSDNGIGIPEEHLSHVFDRFYRVDKSRSRDQGGSGLGLSIVKHILESHHQKLHVRSKDGVGTTFGFTLQLSDKIMTF, encoded by the coding sequence TTGAAATTTGAAGCTTTAAAGAACATAACAGCAAATAAATTAGCTTCTCTAATAAGTGTTTGCATTTCCTCGCTTATAGCACTCATCTTACTTTTCATTGGGATTATTAAACCTGAGTTGATTTCGGCTTACACGGCATTTATTTGTATAATTTCTGTGTTGGTTTTTGGCTTTTTTATTACCCGTTCTCTTATCAAGGAATTTATTTACCGCCGTATCAAGCTTATCTACAAAATCATTACGGATACCAAATTACCGGAAGAATTGGTCAAAGAATCTAAATTCAAAGAACATATGGATTTGGAACAAGTCGAAAAAGATGCATACAGTTGGATTAAAAAGAAAAACTCGGAAATTGATCACATTAAGCAAATGGAAAATTTCCGGCGAGAATATATTGGAAATGTATCACATGAGTTAAAAACTCCGGTCTTTAATATTCAGGCTTATTTGCAAACCATTCATGATATGGATAGCCTGCAGGACGAGCAGTTAAAAATATTTTTGGACAAGGCTATAAAAAATACATTCAGGCTGCAGGAAATTATAGATGATCTTTCCGTAGTTGACAAACTTGAGTCGGGAGATTATTTCCTGGATAAGCAAACTTTTAATATAAAAGAGTTATCAGATGAAGTTTTTGAAGAGCAACAAGGACTTGCCGATCAGAAAAATATTAAATTAATATTCAAAGAGGGGGCTGATGCTGATAATCTAGTTATTGCTGACCGAGAATATATTAGGATTGCGCTTAGCAACCTTGTCAACAACAGCATTAAATATGGCAAATACAATGGATTCGTAAAAATGTCATTTTATAAACTTGACGAAAGTTTACTCATTGAAGTTAGTGACAATGGAATTGGAATTCCGGAAGAACATCTTTCACATGTATTTGACCGGTTCTATCGGGTTGATAAAAGCAGATCGAGAGATCAGGGCGGTTCCGGTCTTGGCTTGTCAATTGTTAAACACATTTTAGAATCTCACCATCAAAAACTTCATGTAAGGAGCAAAGATGGGGTAGGGACTACTTTCGGATTTACTTTGCAGTTATCGGATAAAATTATGACCTTCTAA
- the pruA gene encoding L-glutamate gamma-semialdehyde dehydrogenase, with protein MEPTKNEVVLNYASGSAERKALKTTLASLKKEVKEICMIIDGQAVKSESQKDIYAPHDRKHQLAYYYRGNETHVKAAIEAALKAKDKWEKMHWQSRAAIFLKAADLIAGKYRAMTNAMTMLGQSKNVFQAEIDAVCEFCDFLRFNVKFLTEIYSQQPDSTSLIWNQMEHRPLEGFVFALTPFNFTSIAGNLPCAPALMGNVVVWKPAETQIYSASLIMEILKEAGLPDGVINLVFVDGPTAGKVILHHEFFAGLHFTGSTGVFKSIWQTVALNLDLYKSFPRLIGETGGKDFVMVHSSADAKVVAVALSRGSFEFQGQKCSAASRAYIPKSLWHDVKTNLIQDLQDMKMGSPEDFRNFINAVIDEKSFLKIKDYIQKAKADPQVEIVFGGNCDQETGYFIQPTVLLTSNPSSLTMCEEIFGPVLTIYVYNDSDFEETLELVDKTSPYALTGAIFARERDVIDHASYKLRNAAGNFYINDKPTGAVVGQQPFGGARASGTNDKAGSLLNLIRWVSPRSIKENFAPPSEYSYPFMEEA; from the coding sequence ATTGAGCCAACTAAGAATGAAGTTGTTTTAAATTATGCTAGCGGATCTGCGGAACGTAAAGCATTAAAAACGACACTGGCTTCATTAAAAAAAGAAGTCAAAGAAATTTGTATGATCATAGATGGTCAAGCTGTAAAATCAGAATCTCAAAAAGACATTTACGCACCTCATGATCGAAAACATCAGCTTGCTTATTATTACCGGGGCAATGAAACTCATGTGAAAGCTGCAATTGAAGCTGCTTTGAAAGCAAAAGATAAATGGGAAAAAATGCATTGGCAATCAAGGGCTGCTATATTTCTGAAAGCAGCCGACCTCATTGCCGGCAAATACAGGGCAATGACAAATGCAATGACCATGTTAGGTCAATCAAAAAATGTATTCCAGGCGGAGATTGATGCGGTATGTGAGTTTTGTGATTTTTTAAGATTTAACGTAAAATTCTTAACAGAAATCTATAGCCAACAGCCGGATTCAACTTCATTAATTTGGAACCAGATGGAACACCGGCCGCTAGAAGGTTTTGTATTTGCGCTCACCCCATTTAATTTTACATCAATTGCCGGTAATTTACCTTGTGCGCCTGCACTGATGGGAAATGTGGTTGTATGGAAACCTGCCGAAACCCAAATATATTCAGCGTCATTAATCATGGAGATCTTAAAAGAAGCAGGTTTGCCAGATGGTGTTATAAACCTGGTATTTGTGGATGGACCTACAGCGGGAAAAGTAATATTACATCACGAATTTTTTGCCGGACTTCATTTTACAGGATCCACAGGAGTTTTTAAATCAATTTGGCAAACGGTTGCTTTGAATTTGGATTTATATAAATCCTTTCCAAGATTAATAGGGGAGACAGGAGGAAAAGATTTTGTTATGGTGCATTCATCTGCAGATGCTAAAGTTGTGGCAGTTGCATTATCCAGAGGGTCTTTTGAATTTCAAGGGCAAAAATGCAGTGCTGCAAGTAGAGCTTATATTCCCAAGAGTTTATGGCATGATGTCAAAACCAATTTAATACAGGATCTTCAAGATATGAAAATGGGAAGCCCTGAAGATTTTCGAAACTTTATCAATGCGGTAATTGATGAAAAGTCATTTTTAAAAATTAAAGATTATATCCAAAAGGCTAAAGCTGACCCGCAAGTAGAAATTGTTTTCGGCGGGAATTGTGATCAGGAAACGGGATATTTTATACAACCTACTGTTCTGCTTACTTCCAATCCAAGCAGTCTTACAATGTGTGAAGAAATTTTCGGACCGGTGCTTACCATATATGTTTATAACGATTCTGATTTTGAAGAAACATTGGAACTGGTTGATAAAACTTCTCCCTACGCATTGACAGGTGCTATTTTTGCCAGAGAAAGAGATGTTATTGATCATGCAAGTTATAAATTGCGAAATGCTGCTGGTAACTTTTATATCAATGATAAACCTACTGGTGCAGTTGTTGGTCAACAACCTTTTGGAGGAGCAAGGGCATCCGGAACAAATGATAAAGCAGGTTCCCTTTTAAACCTCATCAGATGGGTTTCACCACGAAGTATCAAGGAAAATTTTGCGCCTCCAAGCGAATATTCTTATCCTTTTATGGAAGAAGCATAA
- a CDS encoding histidine phosphatase family protein, whose translation MKKVVFIRHAKSSWDEPSLRDLDRPLNSRGLLDAPKMANYLLQSENLKNLAIISSSAKRARQTAFYFAEAFDIKPDEILTDEQLYFGDALDYIKAFYGLDDKFKSCLIFGHNPNIEHLVAQFSNPYLGHAPTCSMFICETSLNLWNAIQAKDFILMKHVYPKMI comes from the coding sequence ATGAAAAAAGTAGTTTTCATACGGCATGCAAAATCTTCATGGGACGAGCCTTCGCTAAGAGATCTGGATAGACCTTTAAACTCAAGAGGTTTGTTAGATGCACCAAAAATGGCAAATTATTTATTGCAATCAGAGAACTTAAAGAACCTTGCCATCATTTCAAGTAGTGCAAAACGAGCTCGTCAGACAGCCTTTTACTTCGCAGAAGCTTTTGACATTAAACCCGATGAGATACTAACGGACGAACAATTATATTTTGGTGATGCATTAGATTATATAAAAGCATTTTATGGTCTAGATGATAAATTCAAATCCTGTTTAATTTTTGGTCACAACCCCAATATTGAACATTTGGTTGCACAATTTTCAAATCCATATTTGGGTCATGCTCCAACTTGTAGCATGTTTATCTGCGAGACTTCTTTAAATTTATGGAATGCAATACAAGCCAAGGACTTTATCCTTATGAAACATGTATATCCTAAAATGATATGA
- a CDS encoding rhomboid family intramembrane serine protease yields the protein MIDGNTLMTFSLILANIALYIMTSSNTHIMDACKHYPFQERQDKSYYRWITSGFLHANLMHLALNLFVLYQFGGTVEAIFKGMFGFAMGGIFYLLTYFTILVLSGLPTYLKFKNNRNYSSVGASGVISGILFIYILYFPLNLLFILGLVPIPAALFGILYLFFSKWASGRYDDMIDHDAHYYGAIAGLVIGCIIKFLL from the coding sequence ATGATTGATGGCAATACTTTAATGACATTTTCGCTGATATTAGCAAATATTGCTTTGTACATCATGACCAGTTCAAACACGCATATCATGGATGCTTGCAAGCATTATCCATTTCAGGAGAGACAAGATAAAAGTTATTACAGATGGATTACTTCCGGTTTTCTACATGCGAACCTTATGCATCTTGCTTTAAATTTATTTGTACTTTATCAATTTGGTGGTACCGTTGAAGCTATTTTTAAAGGGATGTTTGGATTCGCAATGGGGGGTATATTTTATCTGCTCACTTATTTTACCATATTAGTATTATCTGGTTTACCTACTTATTTAAAGTTTAAAAACAATCGGAACTATTCAAGTGTTGGTGCTTCGGGTGTGATATCGGGTATATTATTTATTTACATCCTCTATTTTCCTTTGAATTTACTTTTTATCTTAGGACTTGTTCCTATTCCTGCTGCTCTATTTGGAATTCTGTATTTGTTCTTTTCGAAATGGGCCTCTGGAAGATATGATGATATGATCGACCACGACGCTCATTATTATGGCGCAATTGCCGGTTTGGTGATCGGTTGTATCATTAAGTTTTTATTATAA
- a CDS encoding DUF1343 domain-containing protein, giving the protein MDKLAGSDNFRKQIKSGKKESEIRNSWTKDLANFKNKRKKYLLYPDFNSTAE; this is encoded by the coding sequence ATTGATAAGCTGGCAGGATCTGATAATTTCAGAAAACAAATTAAATCCGGAAAAAAAGAAAGTGAAATTCGAAATTCCTGGACCAAAGATTTAGCAAACTTTAAAAATAAGCGCAAAAAATATCTGTTGTATCCGGATTTTAATTCAACCGCTGAATAA
- a CDS encoding response regulator transcription factor, whose product MNYKLLIVDDEPDILEILSFNLKKEGFDVATATNGKMALDRLVSFNPDLILLDIMMPVMDGLQTCEEIRKQNKFDNVSILFLTAKGDEETHIKALDLGGDDFVSKPVAIKILISRIRALIRRKLKPLTNEGENEILEYESISINPLKMEVRYHDKKPEFARKEFLLLYLLASSPGKVFKRDEILDKIWGKDIIVGDRTIDVHIRKLREKLDDSFIKTIKGVGYKFEI is encoded by the coding sequence ATGAATTATAAATTATTAATTGTCGATGACGAACCCGATATTCTTGAAATCCTGTCTTTTAACTTAAAAAAGGAGGGATTTGATGTGGCTACAGCCACCAACGGCAAAATGGCACTCGATAGATTAGTGAGTTTCAATCCGGACCTTATTTTATTGGATATCATGATGCCTGTAATGGATGGCTTACAAACATGTGAAGAAATCAGAAAACAAAATAAATTTGACAATGTGAGCATCTTGTTTCTCACAGCCAAAGGCGATGAAGAAACACATATCAAAGCACTTGATTTAGGAGGTGATGATTTCGTAAGTAAACCTGTAGCGATAAAAATTCTCATCAGTCGGATTCGCGCGCTCATTCGAAGAAAACTTAAACCTTTAACCAATGAAGGCGAAAATGAAATCCTTGAATATGAGTCTATCAGCATCAATCCATTAAAAATGGAAGTGCGCTACCACGACAAAAAACCTGAATTTGCGAGAAAAGAATTTTTGTTATTGTATCTACTTGCTTCTAGTCCGGGTAAGGTTTTTAAACGCGACGAAATTTTAGACAAAATCTGGGGCAAAGATATTATTGTCGGAGATCGCACGATTGACGTACATATTCGTAAATTGCGCGAGAAACTTGATGATTCATTTATAAAGACTATTAAAGGCGTTGGCTATAAATTTGAAATTTGA
- a CDS encoding DUF962 domain-containing protein: protein MKKLDVLLNTYGESHQNTTNKLIHWICVPAIMFSLVGLVMQIPFPIEKSLWIHWASILLGGACLYYFTLSKSMAIGFIAISLLLIWGNFKLDELCEAQGYQTTFVCIGIFVLAWIGQFIGHGIEGKKPSFLQDIEFLLIGPAWLLHFIYKKINLPY from the coding sequence ATGAAAAAATTAGATGTCTTGTTAAATACATATGGAGAAAGTCATCAAAATACTACCAATAAATTAATACATTGGATTTGTGTACCTGCAATTATGTTTAGTTTAGTAGGACTGGTTATGCAAATACCATTTCCAATCGAAAAAAGTCTATGGATACATTGGGCTAGCATTCTTCTTGGTGGAGCTTGTTTGTATTATTTTACATTATCAAAAAGTATGGCGATTGGGTTTATAGCCATCAGTTTGCTCTTGATATGGGGAAATTTCAAATTAGATGAATTATGCGAAGCACAAGGATACCAAACTACATTTGTTTGCATAGGAATTTTTGTGTTGGCATGGATTGGACAGTTTATTGGACACGGAATAGAAGGAAAAAAACCATCGTTTCTACAGGATATTGAATTTTTATTGATAGGTCCTGCGTGGTTGCTTCATTTTATTTATAAAAAAATAAATTTACCCTATTAA
- the lpdA gene encoding dihydrolipoyl dehydrogenase, with the protein MQFDILVIGAGPGGYVAAIRAAQLGKKVAIVERESLGGICLNWGCIPTKALLKSAQVFEYLNHAKDYGIEAENISANFSAIISRSRAVADGMSKGVQFLMKKNKIQVIIGSAQLAKNKSIIVSSPDGKKEEYTAEHIILATGGRAKHLNNVPVDGNSIIDYRKAMTLEKLPSKMLIVGAGAIGVEFAYFYNSLGTEVHIVEFMEQGLVPREDADISKELTKIFKKKGIITYANTSVESVEKLKSNIKVNIKNRSDHKTSQIECDLVLSAAGISPNTENLGLEALGIKMDKGFVLVDKDYKTNVSGIYAIGDIVPGPALAHVASAEGIHCVEKICNLHSDPIDYNNIPGCTYCSPEIASVGYTEAAAKAAGYDILVGKFPFSASGKASAAGAKEGFVKVIYDKKYGEFLGAHFLGMNVTEMIAEVVVARKLETTGHEILKCIHPHPTMSEAIMEATAAAYGEVIHL; encoded by the coding sequence ATGCAATTTGATATACTCGTCATTGGTGCTGGACCAGGTGGTTACGTAGCTGCTATCAGGGCCGCTCAACTCGGAAAAAAGGTAGCTATTGTTGAAAGAGAATCCCTGGGTGGAATCTGTTTAAATTGGGGATGCATCCCTACCAAAGCGCTTCTTAAAAGCGCCCAGGTATTTGAGTACCTCAACCATGCCAAAGATTATGGCATTGAAGCCGAAAATATAAGCGCTAATTTTTCTGCCATTATTAGCAGAAGCAGAGCAGTCGCAGATGGCATGAGCAAAGGCGTTCAGTTTCTTATGAAAAAGAATAAAATTCAAGTCATAATTGGGTCTGCTCAACTTGCTAAGAATAAATCTATCATAGTTAGTTCTCCTGATGGTAAAAAAGAAGAATATACTGCTGAACATATCATTCTGGCAACAGGTGGCAGAGCAAAGCATCTCAATAATGTTCCGGTAGACGGGAATTCTATTATTGATTACCGAAAAGCAATGACTTTAGAAAAATTGCCTTCAAAAATGCTCATTGTTGGCGCCGGAGCAATTGGCGTTGAATTTGCCTATTTTTATAATTCTCTGGGTACAGAAGTACACATTGTTGAATTTATGGAACAGGGTCTTGTACCTCGTGAAGATGCAGATATATCCAAGGAGCTTACCAAAATATTTAAAAAGAAAGGCATTATAACATATGCCAATACCAGTGTTGAATCTGTTGAAAAATTGAAATCGAATATTAAAGTAAATATAAAAAATAGGTCTGATCATAAAACCAGCCAGATAGAATGCGACCTAGTATTGTCTGCTGCCGGCATCTCTCCGAATACTGAAAATTTAGGACTTGAAGCATTAGGAATAAAAATGGATAAAGGATTTGTCCTCGTGGATAAAGATTATAAAACTAATGTTTCTGGCATTTATGCCATTGGCGACATCGTACCAGGTCCAGCATTAGCGCACGTTGCAAGCGCTGAAGGTATTCATTGTGTAGAAAAAATTTGCAATCTACATTCAGATCCTATTGATTATAATAATATACCCGGATGTACTTATTGTAGTCCTGAAATTGCATCTGTAGGTTATACCGAAGCTGCTGCCAAAGCCGCAGGTTACGACATTTTGGTTGGTAAATTTCCATTTTCAGCTTCCGGAAAAGCAAGTGCTGCTGGCGCAAAAGAAGGATTTGTGAAGGTCATTTATGATAAGAAATATGGAGAATTCCTCGGAGCACATTTTCTAGGAATGAATGTAACAGAAATGATTGCGGAGGTTGTCGTTGCTCGAAAATTAGAAACAACAGGGCATGAAATATTGAAGTGCATACATCCACACCCTACCATGTCTGAAGCCATAATGGAAGCCACTGCTGCTGCATATGGCGAAGTGATTCATTTATAA
- a CDS encoding GNAT family N-acetyltransferase — MNPNYYFTQIQYLSPAYEEAVQLRYSVLRKPLKLEFSTQQLEEEYDQFHFGVYDQNHLLWACLIFKIHDSQTLQMRQVAVDEFAQGQGIGTFMVHESEKWAKIMGFEKIILHARDIAKPFYEKLNYLADGPPFVELNIHHYNMFKNL; from the coding sequence TTGAATCCAAATTATTATTTTACACAAATTCAATACTTAAGTCCTGCCTATGAAGAGGCCGTTCAATTGCGTTATAGCGTGTTGCGCAAACCTCTGAAACTTGAATTTTCAACACAGCAACTCGAAGAAGAATATGACCAATTCCATTTTGGTGTATATGATCAAAACCATTTATTATGGGCTTGTTTAATTTTTAAAATTCACGATTCACAGACCCTGCAAATGAGACAAGTTGCGGTTGATGAATTTGCTCAAGGGCAAGGAATAGGCACATTTATGGTGCACGAATCTGAAAAGTGGGCAAAAATTATGGGCTTTGAAAAAATCATTTTACATGCGAGGGACATTGCAAAACCATTTTATGAAAAACTAAATTACCTGGCAGACGGTCCTCCGTTTGTGGAACTCAATATCCATCATTACAATATGTTTAAAAATTTGTAA